One region of Miscanthus floridulus cultivar M001 chromosome 19, ASM1932011v1, whole genome shotgun sequence genomic DNA includes:
- the LOC136528172 gene encoding reticulon-like protein B2 isoform X1: MADPAEENVASPPPTPVAPAEGASDPPLQPAADDASTEVVSAPAPEVRSRGFRLLGEDTSVHKALGGGKTADVLLWKDKKTSAVVIVGATVIWVLFEVLDYHLLTLISHVLIGLLAVLFLWSKATTFIKKSPPDIPVVQIPEDLVVNVSRALCNDINRALHLFREIAMGHDLKKCLFVIVGLWVNSVFGSSCDLLTLIYIAVLLLHTVPILYDKYQDKVDHFAGRAHIEALKQYEVLDAKVVSKIPRGLVKSKKQN; this comes from the exons ATGGCCGATCCGGCGGAGGAGAACGTTGCCTCGCCGCCACCGACCCCGGTGGCCCCAGCCGAGGGCGCCTCGGACCCGCCCCTGCAGCCTGCTGCTGACGACGCCTCAACGGAGGTGGTGTCTGCTCCGGCGCCGGAGGTAAGGTCCCGGGGATTCAGGCTTCTTGGAGAGGACACCTCCGTGCACAAAGCCCTTGGGGGCGGTAAAA CTGCTGATGTCCTGTTATGGAAAGACAAGAAAACTTCTGCTGTTGTAATAGTGGGTGCAACTGTCATCTGGGTTCTGTTCGAAGTGCTTGATTACCATCTCCTGACTCTGATATCCCATGTACTGATTGGTTTGCTTGCCGTCTTATTCCTCTGGTCCAAAGCTACCACCTTTATCAAGAA GAGTCCACCAGATATTCCAGTAGTGCAGATACCTGAGGATCTTGTTGTGAATGTTTCACGAGCATTATGCAATGACATCAACAGAGCACTTCACTTATTCCGTGAGATTGCAATGGGGCATGATCTGAAGAAATGTTTGTTT GTGATCGTGGGGCTGTGGGTTAACTCTGTATTTGGAAGCAGCTGTGACCTCCTCACCTTGATATACATTG CCGTCCTGTTGCTCCACACGGTGCCAATCTTGTACGACAAGTACCAGGACAAGGTGGACCATTTCGCTGGAAGGGCACACATCGAGGCCCTCAAGCAGTACGAGGTGCTGGATGCCAAGGTCGTGAGCAAAATCCCCAGGGGTCTGGTCAAATCCAAGAAGCAGAACTAG
- the LOC136528172 gene encoding reticulon-like protein B2 isoform X2 encodes MDTKVRVEISTILYASLNARPEAADVLLWKDKKTSAVVIVGATVIWVLFEVLDYHLLTLISHVLIGLLAVLFLWSKATTFIKKSPPDIPVVQIPEDLVVNVSRALCNDINRALHLFREIAMGHDLKKCLFVIVGLWVNSVFGSSCDLLTLIYIAVLLLHTVPILYDKYQDKVDHFAGRAHIEALKQYEVLDAKVVSKIPRGLVKSKKQN; translated from the exons ATGGATACTAAAGTTCGAGTGGAAATCTCCACAATTTTATATGCAAGCCTTAATGCCAGGCCAGAAG CTGCTGATGTCCTGTTATGGAAAGACAAGAAAACTTCTGCTGTTGTAATAGTGGGTGCAACTGTCATCTGGGTTCTGTTCGAAGTGCTTGATTACCATCTCCTGACTCTGATATCCCATGTACTGATTGGTTTGCTTGCCGTCTTATTCCTCTGGTCCAAAGCTACCACCTTTATCAAGAA GAGTCCACCAGATATTCCAGTAGTGCAGATACCTGAGGATCTTGTTGTGAATGTTTCACGAGCATTATGCAATGACATCAACAGAGCACTTCACTTATTCCGTGAGATTGCAATGGGGCATGATCTGAAGAAATGTTTGTTT GTGATCGTGGGGCTGTGGGTTAACTCTGTATTTGGAAGCAGCTGTGACCTCCTCACCTTGATATACATTG CCGTCCTGTTGCTCCACACGGTGCCAATCTTGTACGACAAGTACCAGGACAAGGTGGACCATTTCGCTGGAAGGGCACACATCGAGGCCCTCAAGCAGTACGAGGTGCTGGATGCCAAGGTCGTGAGCAAAATCCCCAGGGGTCTGGTCAAATCCAAGAAGCAGAACTAG